In a genomic window of Cydia amplana unplaced genomic scaffold, ilCydAmpl1.1 scaffold_32, whole genome shotgun sequence:
- the LOC134661983 gene encoding uncharacterized protein LOC134661983: MDIDGADNYVCAGCELAITDNLYLSCSSCQRKYDLHCLNMSVERFQALQQCTKDSWTCPECRRLTVPKTDYDNSPARAMYHASHSSDACVTNVTHRKKPSRPSSSQVVLPTPEVHTVETIIDTPLNITQQIQEGFKLTMETYVMSALNDFSNKFFIRLDKLTATMESISSRLTSFDERITSLETRFSDNIDTNQNNELVIEVEKLKCQINERDQELLINDLEITGVPETTNENKLHLITLIGQKVGVAVSEHDVMSVTRVGVRRAVPAQKIHSGANSADESSSLCEATPEGPGAAGPPPESDSTSSVIMTSRPLVVRFVRRDQRDQLLRAARVRRVIDTTGLGFTGKPSRVYINERLTAANRQLFYKTRMEARRLQWRAPWTTRGNIFVRRDAGHSAIKIRSEADIGRVFGNK, from the coding sequence ATGGACATCGACGGCGCCGATAACTACGTGTGTGCAGGCTGTGAACTGGCTATAACGgacaatttatatttaagttgtaGCTCATGCCAACGTAAATATGACCTACACTGCCTCAACATGTCGGTGGAGCGCTTCCAGGCGTTGCAGCAATGCACCAAGGATAGCTGGACGTGCCCCGAGTGCCGAAGACTAACAGTGCCTAAAACGGACTATGATAATTCCCCAGCGCGAGCGATGTACCATGCATCTCATTCGAGCGACGCTTGCGTGACCAATGTTACGCATCGTAAAAAACCTAGCAGGCCGAGCTCTTCGCAGGTCGTATTACCTACCCCGGAAGTTCACACAGTGGAAACTATTATAGACACCCCTTTAAATATAACACAGCAAATTCAAGAAGGCTTTAAGCTGACAATGGAGACCTATGTTATGTCAGCGCTAAATGAtttttctaataagttttttattcgGCTAGACAAACTCACAGCTACAATGGAATCAATCTCTTCGCGTTTGACCTCGTTCGATGAACGCATCACGTCCTTGGAAACGCGCTTCAGTGACAATATCGACACAAATCAAAACAATGAGTTAGTGATCGAAGTGGAAAAACTGAAGTGTCAAATAAATGAGCGCGATCAGGAGTTACTCATCAATGACCTTGAGATCACAGGGGTCCCTGAGACAACAAATGAGAATAAACTACACCTGATAACACTTATAGGTCAAAAAGTCGGAGTGGCTGTATCGGAGCATGACGTGATGAGTGTAACCCGGGTCGGTGTTCGTCGTGCGGTCCCAGCTCAGAAAATACACAGTGGAGCGAACTCCGCAGACGAGTCCAGCAGCCTGTGCGAGGCGACCCCGGAGGGACCAGGAGCGGCAGGCCCCCCCCCTGAAAGCGACAGTACTTCGAGCGTTATTATGACGTCGCGGCCTCTGGTCGTGCGGTTCGTGCGGCGTGATCAGCGGGACCAGCTGCTCCGAGCAGCTCGCGTCCGACGTGTCATCGATACGACGGGCCTCGGCTTCACCGGTAAACCGAGTCGAGTCTACATTAACGAGCGTCTCACAGCTGCAAACCGGCAACTGTTTTATAAAACTCGAATGGAAGCCCGGCGCCTGCAATGGCGAGCCCCCTGGACGACTCGTGGTAACATCTTTGTTCGACGCGATGCTGGACATTCGGCAATAAAAATCAGGTCTGAAGCCGACATAGGTAGGGTTTTTGGGAACAAATAA